A genomic region of Salvelinus alpinus chromosome 12, SLU_Salpinus.1, whole genome shotgun sequence contains the following coding sequences:
- the uroc1 gene encoding urocanate hydratase isoform X2: MSNLKELCSGLPLDPMPSNRGRDPSVPHAPVRMPNLTPEEERLALRNVLRYFPPSHHNILAAEFAQELRQYGHIYMYRFCPLIHMRAYPIDQYPCRTRQAASIMLMIMNNLDHAVAQFPQELVTYGGNGQVFSNWAQFRLVMYYLSEMTEEQTLVMYSGHPAGLFPSLPSSPRAIITNGMVIPNYSSREQYEKMFALGVSMYGQMTAGSYCYIGPQGIVHGTMLTVLNAGRRYLGSDDLRGRVLVTSGLGGMSGAQAKAAVIAGCVGVIAEVDEVPLRKRHEQGWLMEVTSDIEHCIQRIREAKRSKTPLSLGYHGNVVDLWERLLTEYERTGELLVDLGSDQTSLHNPFSGGYYPAQLSLHQAKQLMATDPVRFKTMVHESLCRQVAAINKLSEAGMFFWDYGNAFLLEAQRAGAEVEKEGGGATEFRYPSYVQHIMGDIFSLGFGPFRWVCTSGDPRDLTLTDDIAATVLEEISANVTERVRQQYNDNIRWIREAGKHSMVVGSQARILYSDQKGRVCIALAINQAIADRRVSAPVVISRDHHDVSGTDSPFRETSNVYDGSAFCADMAVQNFVGDAFRGATWVSLHNGGGVGCHWQQRTGRKGGQMRC; encoded by the exons cTGGCCCTGAGGAATGTCCTGCGCTACTTTCCCCCCTCCCACCACAACATCCTGGCTGCTGAATTCGCCCAGGAGCTCAGGCAGTATGGACACATCTACATGTACCGCTTCTGCCCCCTCATACATATGAG GGCCTACCCTATAGATCAGTACCCCTGTCGTACACGCCAAGCTGCCTCCATCATGCTCATGATCATGAACAACCTGGACCATGCAGTTGCCCAG TTTCCCCAGGAGCTGGTTACCTATGGGGGAAATGGACAGGTGTTCAGTAACTGGGCCCAG ttccGCCTGGTGATGTACTACCTGAGTGAGATGACAGAGGAGCAGACTCTGGTCATGTACAGTGGTCATCCAGCAGGGCTGTTCCCCAGCCTGCCCTCCTCCCCCCGCGCTATCATTACCAACGGCATG gTCATTCCAAACTACTCCTCCAGAGAGCAGTATGAGAAGATGTTTGCTTTGGGTGTATCAAT GTATGGTCAGATGACTGCTGGTAGCTACTGCTACATTGGGCCTCAGGGGATTGTCCATGGCACCATG cTGACAGTGTTGAATGCAGGGCGGAGGTATCTGGGGTCTGATGACCTGAGGGGGCGGGTGTTGGTGACGTCGGGGCTGGGGGGAATGAGCGGGGCACAAGCCAAGGCTGCTGTCATCGCTGGCTGTGTGGGGGTCATTGCCGAG GTAGATGAGGTGCCCCTGAGGAAGAGACATGAGCAAGGCTGGTTAATGGAGGTAACCAGTGACATAGAACACTGCATCCAACGCATTAG AGAAGCCAAGAGATCCAAGACTCCCCTCAGCTTGGGTTACCATGGCAACGTTGTGGACTTATG GGAGCGTCTGTTGACGGAGtatgagaggacaggagagctGCTGGTGGACCTGGGCTCAGACCAGACCTCCCTCCACAACCCCTTCAGTGGAGGGTACTACCCAGCTCAGCTCAGCCTCCACCAGGCCAAACAGCTCATGGCCACAGACCCAGTACGCTTCAAAACCATGGTCCATGAGAG CCTTTGTAGACAGGTAGCTGCCATCAACAAGCTGTCTGAGGCAGGGATGTTCTTCTGGGACTATGGCAACGCCTTCCTCCTGGAGGCCCAGAGAGCAG gagcggaggtagagaaggagggaggcGGAGCGACAGAGTTCCGCTATCCATCCTACGTCCAACACATCATGGG TGACATCTTCTCCCTGGGCTTCGGACCATTCCGCTGGGTCTGCACCTCCGGTGACCCCCGTGACCTGACACTGACTGATGACATCGCCGCCACTGTCCTGGAGGAGATCAGCGCCAATGTGACTGAGCGTGTGCGACAGCAGTACAACGACAACATCCGCTGGATCCGTGAGGCcggaaaacacagcatg gtGGTGGGCTCCCAAGCCAGAATCCTCTACTCAGACCAGAAAGGCCGTGTGTGTATTGCCTTGGCCATCAATCAAGCTATTGCTGATAGGAGAGTTTCG GCTCCTGTGGTCATCAGTAGAGACCACCATGACGTCAGTGGAACAGACAGTCCCTTCAGAGAGACCTCCAATGTGTACGACGGCTCTGCCTTCTGTGCAG ACATGGCGGTCCAGAACTTTGTAGGCGATGCATTCAGAGGAGCCACCTGGGTGTCCCTGCACAACGGTGGAGGGGTCGGCTG tcactggcagcagagaactggaaggaaaggcggccaaatgaggtgttag
- the uroc1 gene encoding urocanate hydratase isoform X1 codes for MSNLKELCSGLPLDPMPSNRGRDPSVPHAPVRMPNLTPEEERLALRNVLRYFPPSHHNILAAEFAQELRQYGHIYMYRFCPLIHMRAYPIDQYPCRTRQAASIMLMIMNNLDHAVAQFPQELVTYGGNGQVFSNWAQFRLVMYYLSEMTEEQTLVMYSGHPAGLFPSLPSSPRAIITNGMVIPNYSSREQYEKMFALGVSMYGQMTAGSYCYIGPQGIVHGTMLTVLNAGRRYLGSDDLRGRVLVTSGLGGMSGAQAKAAVIAGCVGVIAEVDEVPLRKRHEQGWLMEVTSDIEHCIQRIREAKRSKTPLSLGYHGNVVDLWERLLTEYERTGELLVDLGSDQTSLHNPFSGGYYPAQLSLHQAKQLMATDPVRFKTMVHESLCRQVAAINKLSEAGMFFWDYGNAFLLEAQRAGAEVEKEGGGATEFRYPSYVQHIMGDIFSLGFGPFRWVCTSGDPRDLTLTDDIAATVLEEISANVTERVRQQYNDNIRWIREAGKHSMVVGSQARILYSDQKGRVCIALAINQAIADRRVSAPVVISRDHHDVSGTDSPFRETSNVYDGSAFCADMAVQNFVGDAFRGATWVSLHNGGGVGWGEVMNGGFGLLLDGTEEAAKRASLMLNWDVSNGVARRCWSGNSNAYETIQRTMEEQKQLRVTMPYPVQDEDVLDRALKG; via the exons cTGGCCCTGAGGAATGTCCTGCGCTACTTTCCCCCCTCCCACCACAACATCCTGGCTGCTGAATTCGCCCAGGAGCTCAGGCAGTATGGACACATCTACATGTACCGCTTCTGCCCCCTCATACATATGAG GGCCTACCCTATAGATCAGTACCCCTGTCGTACACGCCAAGCTGCCTCCATCATGCTCATGATCATGAACAACCTGGACCATGCAGTTGCCCAG TTTCCCCAGGAGCTGGTTACCTATGGGGGAAATGGACAGGTGTTCAGTAACTGGGCCCAG ttccGCCTGGTGATGTACTACCTGAGTGAGATGACAGAGGAGCAGACTCTGGTCATGTACAGTGGTCATCCAGCAGGGCTGTTCCCCAGCCTGCCCTCCTCCCCCCGCGCTATCATTACCAACGGCATG gTCATTCCAAACTACTCCTCCAGAGAGCAGTATGAGAAGATGTTTGCTTTGGGTGTATCAAT GTATGGTCAGATGACTGCTGGTAGCTACTGCTACATTGGGCCTCAGGGGATTGTCCATGGCACCATG cTGACAGTGTTGAATGCAGGGCGGAGGTATCTGGGGTCTGATGACCTGAGGGGGCGGGTGTTGGTGACGTCGGGGCTGGGGGGAATGAGCGGGGCACAAGCCAAGGCTGCTGTCATCGCTGGCTGTGTGGGGGTCATTGCCGAG GTAGATGAGGTGCCCCTGAGGAAGAGACATGAGCAAGGCTGGTTAATGGAGGTAACCAGTGACATAGAACACTGCATCCAACGCATTAG AGAAGCCAAGAGATCCAAGACTCCCCTCAGCTTGGGTTACCATGGCAACGTTGTGGACTTATG GGAGCGTCTGTTGACGGAGtatgagaggacaggagagctGCTGGTGGACCTGGGCTCAGACCAGACCTCCCTCCACAACCCCTTCAGTGGAGGGTACTACCCAGCTCAGCTCAGCCTCCACCAGGCCAAACAGCTCATGGCCACAGACCCAGTACGCTTCAAAACCATGGTCCATGAGAG CCTTTGTAGACAGGTAGCTGCCATCAACAAGCTGTCTGAGGCAGGGATGTTCTTCTGGGACTATGGCAACGCCTTCCTCCTGGAGGCCCAGAGAGCAG gagcggaggtagagaaggagggaggcGGAGCGACAGAGTTCCGCTATCCATCCTACGTCCAACACATCATGGG TGACATCTTCTCCCTGGGCTTCGGACCATTCCGCTGGGTCTGCACCTCCGGTGACCCCCGTGACCTGACACTGACTGATGACATCGCCGCCACTGTCCTGGAGGAGATCAGCGCCAATGTGACTGAGCGTGTGCGACAGCAGTACAACGACAACATCCGCTGGATCCGTGAGGCcggaaaacacagcatg gtGGTGGGCTCCCAAGCCAGAATCCTCTACTCAGACCAGAAAGGCCGTGTGTGTATTGCCTTGGCCATCAATCAAGCTATTGCTGATAGGAGAGTTTCG GCTCCTGTGGTCATCAGTAGAGACCACCATGACGTCAGTGGAACAGACAGTCCCTTCAGAGAGACCTCCAATGTGTACGACGGCTCTGCCTTCTGTGCAG ACATGGCGGTCCAGAACTTTGTAGGCGATGCATTCAGAGGAGCCACCTGGGTGTCCCTGCACAACGGTGGAGGGGTCGGCTG gGGTGAGGTGATGAACGGAGGGTTTGGTCTGCTCCTGGACGGGACAGAGGAGGCAGCGAAGAGAGCCAGtctgatgctcaactgggacgtCTCTAACGGG GTGGCTCGTCGGTGCTGGTCGGGGAACTCCAACGCCTATGAGACCATCCAGCGTACCATGGAGGAGCAGAAGCAGCTTCGAGTCACTATGCCCTACCCTGTGCAGGACGAAGATGTGTTAGACAGGGCCCTGAAGGGCTAG